The following nucleotide sequence is from Dunckerocampus dactyliophorus isolate RoL2022-P2 chromosome 7, RoL_Ddac_1.1, whole genome shotgun sequence.
TCTGTCTCTGGCATACTGTATTCCACTAGAATTCCTCTGAACTAGCCTATAAGTTTTGTTACAGGTGTTTAGAACAGTATTGTAATATTCAAACGCAGTACAGTAAAAATAGCAAAACTAAGATACACCGGACTTTTATCCTACAAAGGTAAAATGGGCGATCTTTgccattgctcttttttttgaGGAAAATAGAAGATTGCTTGAAAGGATTTTAGCAGTTAGTTTAGTCCAGCGGTCTCCTACACAACATGCTTGTTAGGAGATCGgcgtgtcagtgaatgcacctcgtaGTAGTGTagtagatacatatatggtgctgGAACCTCATCACTGCTGTtgaaaaaaagtgaagcacTTGTGTTTAAAAGACATTGTAAGGgctattataaaaaaaaatacagagaaGCGATGAGAACCTAGGCAGACTTGATGTAACCCAGGGTTCCCCAACCACCGCGCCGTATCCCGGTATTCGCCTGTGGGCGGGGCCAAACCAGGCCACGAGAAGCTATTCTAAAGACgcaatgatacaaaaaaaattaatacacactaaaaaaaaattaaataactaCAGTACATTGTATTTTATGGAAATGCATATGAATTTTGGgacaaaatacaattataaatcccatagtttttgcatgtacttatacagtatatgtcgtTTGTTCCCACTTTGTCCGACGGTCTTTGGATGcgccattgtgggtgtgctaactttctcccacgctgcacagaaaGACTACTACTATAGtgtatttttcccgtttttccatcacctcatatttggtctcaaatgctgctACTATgggggaatgcataaaggtaaattttgctgacgttattgagtgctaatgtgcatatttgcacATTATGTTACGTACATAATCTTGAGTGCTTCTTTAATGTTGCCACATGACTGTCAATGAACTTCCTTTCTGCTCCTGAACAGCTGGGATTCTACGGAGGGACTTTGTTTGTGACCCTGATGAGTGTGGACCGCTACCTGGCCATCGTCCATGCTGTGGGAGCCATGCGAGCCCGCACACTTGGCTATGGAATTATAGCCAGTGTTGCTATCTGGGTTGTATCCATGGTCATGGCAACCCCACAAGTGCTATTTGCCTCCATTGAGATGAGCGACAACACCTCCCTGAGTTGCCAGCCCGTCTATCCGGACAACCGCCACCTGTTTTGGAAGATGCTGCGAAACTTCAGTGAGAATACAGTCAGTATCTTCCTGTGTCTACCAATTCAGATTTTCTGCTATGTGAAGATCCTGCTTGTGTTGTCCAAGACACGGAACTCCAACAAGGCTCGAGCTGTGAAACTGATATTCACGATCGTCAGCGTGTTTGTGGTGTGCTGGGTTCCCTACAATGTTGTAGTTTTCCTTCAGACATTGCAGCTCTTTGAGATCCTAAACACCTACAAGGCTTCAAGAGTGATCAGCATGGCAATGGCCTGGTGTGAGATCATTGCACTGTCCCACTGCTGCGTAAATCCAATCATTTATGCATTAGTTGGGGAGAAATTTCGCAAGCCCTTGGGCAATTTGCTATCCAGATGCTGCAACAAGAACAGAGGGTCTGTCAGTCACAGAGACACATCAGAAAAGGAAACTTCCAACACCATCCTGCGATCACAGTAAGAATACTACCAACACGGGTTGGCCATAACGAtggattcatcgattaattgtgtATAAGTCACTGTTGCTTCATTatcagtgatgtgcgataccactgatctAGTTTCCGATCTGATAGTCAGTAAAATTCAGGCCAGTACAGGCGACACtgatagcataaagaatacaagattgattgattaaagtttaacgacactatcaacacaaaatgtcatgtaagtgtctggaccttaatatgtgaagttattaatgacaaaacctGTTTCCCGGGAGTGTAATCTATCAATTTAATTAGGGAGTAGAGCTTGTAAGATAGAAACTGTGATCTACTTTACCGGGAATAATTCCCTACTCTTTTCGAACAGAGTAGTAGGTTCTTTAATGTGCAAATGATGTGGCTTTTCTTTATACGGGACGGCGGCTTAAAGTCTCCTCTGTAAGACTAGATACTGAATAAAACGGCCTGCCAAAGGGCCTGTTTCCATTAtctaaaacctaataaaaagatttatttctttaagaaaCTCTATGATGCATGATCGCGGAACTTCGCTGAACAAGGTTTTCAGATCAGGTACATTATAAAAATTGACATGGATGTGAGCAAACTCAATGCATTCAAGAAGAATATGTTTAACTGAGAGTGTACTATTACATGATATACAACGGGGAGGATTTTCTGCTGCAAGTAAATAGGAGTGTGATAAGCGAGAATGACCAATTCAAATACGAGCTAGCACAGCGTCTTCCCGTCGCTTAGCTAATGGGAAAAGAATACAATATAAGAATTAAATAAATTCTTgatttaaatacattaataatttaaattaattaaaattaaaattaagattaatttaagtcatttatttatttaatttaaaccctgaagtatactgAAGTAGTGGTGTGATTTACAAGCTAATacataacaacagaaaaaagggCAGCATCATATAAATTatgttaaaattgtatttcaGGCAACaaagaaaatactgtacaataataaaaccattaaaataaatgtttaattgTTAAGAACTCCGATAAGaaagaaaactttattcacaattcacacatggctttgTACGATCTGTCATCCTTTCAACAGATAAACGTTTCAGACAAGCAtaacctcaaatgactgaagcatCCAAAGTactgatattttgatttgagaagcACGTTTAGagtatgaagagctggtattggaAGTTTCGGTATTTCAGTATCCATCCGCCCATCACTATTCATTATGTCTTGAAGCAACCCAGCAGAGGCATTCGTGATTTAGTCTCAACTACAGTATTTCCCATGCTTCACATGGGAGAGgcgccagttgaggtggctcgggcatctagtccggatgcctcccggaggcctgcctggtgaggtgttctgggcatgcccagccgggagaaggtccCGGGGCAGAAATAGGACACGCttgagggattatgtctcacagctggcctgggaacaccttggggtcctcctggtggaactggaagaggtggctggagaagtctggacttcgctaccgagactgctgcccccatgacccggacccggataagcggaagaaaatggatagaaGAAAGGATGGATGGTAACTAAAATAGAAAGTGTTTCGATGGTGCtatgggagaatgaacagaataagattttcattgcatggtataactgctgttttaccatgcacatgacaataaaactctcttgaatcttgaatctgcaGGGGAAAAATAGTGCTGCAgatatgaatccagcagagggtgctgtctcacaagtcaattcactcacaCAACATTTTCGAGCAGAAAGATGCTTTGACAACATGTGATGTGTAACTGCAtgttttgtaagtacaatactgtatactgtatgcttgtAATTGTTTCTTAACGTGTacaactgaatttaaaatgtgtttaataactgtgaaATGTGCATTATAGGGattacaatattaaaaatatgcatttttagttttttttttttaaaggtgcgTTCATTATTCGCAGTTTTCTCCTTTTGTATAATCAGCTCTCAGGGATGCGAGTATTGCTTGTCCTTAGTCTCCTTTCCTCCAAGCTAAGCTAAATAAAGGACACTGCTTGTTTGTCCCATTTATCCCATAATtatcccatcatgcattgctttGACTATTCCATTGGTCCATGGAGCATGTCAAGTGTACACTGCTAGTCTGCTTGCCCATTTACTTGAATTATAGCATCATTAGCAGTATCTCATCTCACCTTTCCACTGTTAcagtgtgcatatttttttttaacagttaaCATGATAAATGTACAGTGTCATGTTTTGttatgtaaatacaaataaagaagAAACGAAAATGAAGGTACATTTCAAGTAGATTTCTAATGGGGATAATTGTCTGTCTgaccatgtttgtttgttttttttatttctgtgatCCTTAATTTCAAACAATAATTTACCACAGCAACTACAAATGTGGCTATTTTTAAGTTGCAGTCTGATTATTTGGAGTAATCAGAGTAAAGTTCAGAGGTTCTTGTGTGAGTAtgcaacaaataaatacaacctGCCTTGCATGTAATTGTCACATTTCTCTACTCTACTACACTCGCTTTAGGCACAAACATTTCTTAGGTAAAGTTAAAAGGTTGTTGTCATTGTGTTTCTGTTGCAAGTTGTTGTTGACAGGCAAGTGCTAACGCAGCACTTATGAAAGTTTCACAAAGCATTGCATGTCGCTTTGCGCTCCAGCGGTATTGCACTTGCGAGTTCAACACACCTTGTCTGCTTTAACGCATGCAACCACGGACTTGTGGTTCCATATATTTGAAGCATCCTCAGGAAGTATAgcctatatacagtactgttgCTTTTACTTTTCTGCCGACAACAGATACCAGTCGTTTGAGGTGATTTACTGACCGATGTGATCAGTCCAGGGTTACAGCCAACATCAGCTGGAaggttaagtttttttttttaactttcataaACTTTGGGAGCGCTGTAAGAATGATGTAAACTGAATATGGTTTTGCAAGGATTATCATTAGAGTTGTATACCTCTTAATACTGCATGTATGCTATgggtgttttattttcatttcattttattttgtcatgaatTATCCACTTAAATTCACTCAGGATGACGTTTTACGTGCAGAATGTGTTACTTTGCTCTCAAAGTGTTTGTGCTGAAGTTTTTATTTGACATGCAGACAACTATGGCCACAACAAGTCCTGCTGCTTTCAGTGGCTTGACCGAGAACGTATTTACAGAGGACTTACCAAGGTAAGAATCAAATCAGAACGTTGCTCTGATAACACTTAAACTGTCTTCGCCACGAGACTAAACCTTTGTCTTTGGCTTTCTAACATGTACCGATATTGTCAGTTCATAGGAATGTTAAGCAACTATGCGCCACCCCTTTCAAAACACActgcaatataaaaaaaaatatatatacaggtatattataaaaaaatgatttcatagTCATTTgttgaagaacaaaaaaaacttcaaaacaaATAATTGGTAGCTCATGATGTATGTCATTAGTGTGTATGGCCTCCACATGCCTGTATGCGCTCCCTACATCTGAGCATGGTCTTGATGAGACATTGGTTGGTCTCCCGAATGAGGGGGGGCATAATGGCAGTGATGAATGAAATTTCCCAGGATTAATAACGCATCtgtctatctatttatctagtAATACATGACCTCCCATACAATCAGTGGCGGGCATTTGGTATCTGGGCCTTCGGCATACGCCATAAGAGCCAgtatcaaaaaaacaaaaccataatGGTAGTAAATTTGATACATACGACTGACCTACATTACTGCGAGTAACTTGTCTCTCTGTGAGTCAGTGACTAATTTCCACTGGTGATCGGCGGTACACCAGTCTTTGGAAAGTTGGCCAAATATGACGAGGGTAAATAAAAGGCTTGTGATTGAAGGTTCAGACAACGCCAAACATGTACACAACAACATGATGTGAAGCAGCTCACTATCAATACTTATGTAATAACGCGACAAAAATGTATGAACTTTTAAGTATAATATATCCACTCACCATCAGGCCATCAGGACTCTGTggagaactgattacattttgggggtgaccCGGATCGTCGTCTGGATCCAATAATGTTTTACAGgatttttaacattgtgagataggaTCATTTTCACCATCTGTGCgtataacgccacaaaaaatggccagagcacttggaaaaacaacacaggacaagtttctacaaaatatcaaagacttatccaaaaaatgtaggcttattattttggtgtgaatcacaatatgggggggaactatggcacttAGTGGAGgactgcgctctccgagtgttTCTCTAGTTTGAAGATGATTCAGCTTTAATCCAAAAAGTCTTCTTCAGTTCCTCTCTTTATATGTCCCTGGTGGGTGTGGCCCCTGTGGGTGGTCACCACACCTAAAGTTTCAAActtggattaaaggtgaaacgtcttcaaccaACATAAAGAGTCCAGTTTCCTCGATTCAACCTTCTGCTGATTACAAGCAAATATTTGGTGACCAAACCCTATTAAGCTAAATTGCACAACTTTTGTATACATGATGATTGACTtgctactgtttttgtttttttgacgtCTGATTTCAAAACTGGTTGTTTATTTGCTAGTAAAAATGCTAACAATCAAATGCAGCGGCATTtatgtcataatatgatgaggtGACTGTACATGTATCGTTCTGACCCAAATATATGTTGGAATTTACAACCCCGAAAAGACacgtttttgaaaaaatatctatttttgggAGAAAATCAAAGTAAATATTATTTTCACAACCATGTTGTTTTCAATAGCAGTGACACCATAATTGCTagattacaataaaaaaggGATATGATAAGTATTAGCTCCTTAGCTTCATTGATGgacattattttaaaagtaaCGTCATAAAATGCACCTTTCCAGGTCACTGGAGTGTGTGattgacaggaagaaaagctctgactcgcttgcGCTCCATCATTTGCTGTCTAGATCCacaaatggctttttttccataaaaataACTACTTTTTACTCTTATATTTGGGTTAATACGACATATGGTTTCACGGTTCCAACCGGCCCTGTGAGGGCGACCAATCCTTCGGATGTGACCTGTGATGAAAATTGAAGTGAGATCCATTTAGTTGTCTAGAATTTACATCTTATGTTTCCTCCTGCTTCTCTTCAGGCCTTCTCCCACAGCTTCTGCAGACAACATGACTGCAACAGCGGCATACGATTACATCTACGACTACAGCTTGCTTCCTGATTGGGACTTTGGGAGGTGCGTTTACGAGCGTCACGGAGCGTATTTTCTTCCCGCCGTTTACTCCACATTCTTCCTCCTGGGTCTTCTGGGGAACACTCTGGTCATCTTGGTCATTGTTTGTGGCCTGCGACTTCGCAACATGACGGACGTGTGCCTCGTAAATTTGGCCATCGCGGACCTCCTTTTGGTCGGATCCCTCCCCTTCCTGGCCCATCAAGGCCGGGATCGGTGGATATT
It contains:
- the si:cabz01093077.1 gene encoding C-C chemokine receptor type 8 — protein: MDATENKTFSYSDMYDEYYDPNSTNDGDGSLQHSNESMALRVNLCILFFCGLLGNTAVLWILHRFIKLKTLTDICLLNLALSDLALAVSLLLWAYNSQNLAVCKLTTGVYQLGFYGGTLFVTLMSVDRYLAIVHAVGAMRARTLGYGIIASVAIWVVSMVMATPQVLFASIEMSDNTSLSCQPVYPDNRHLFWKMLRNFSENTVSIFLCLPIQIFCYVKILLVLSKTRNSNKARAVKLIFTIVSVFVVCWVPYNVVVFLQTLQLFEILNTYKASRVISMAMAWCEIIALSHCCVNPIIYALVGEKFRKPLGNLLSRCCNKNRGSVSHRDTSEKETSNTILRSQ